The genome window atgggtgataggttgaagcagtggagcaggtcagtacatgggtgatgggtTGAAGCAGTGGAGTACATGGTCAGTACATGGGTAATGGGTTGAAgctgtggagcaggtcagtacatgggtgatgggtTGAAGCAGTGGAGTACATGGTCAGTACATGGGTAATGGGTTGAAgctgtggagcaggtcagtacatgggtgatgggttgaagcaggtcagtacatgggtgataggttgaagctgtggagcaggtcagtacatgggtgataggttgaagctgtggagcaggtcagtacatgggtgatgggttgaagcaggtcagtacatgggtgatgggttgaagcagtggagcaggtcagtacatgggtgatgggtTGAAGCAGTGGAGTACatggtcagtacatgggtgataggttgaagctgtggagcaggtcagtacatgggtgataggttgaagcagtggagcaggtcagtacatgggtgataggttgaagctgtggagcaggtcagtacatgggtgataggttgaagctgtgtagcaggtcagtacatgcgtgatgggttgaagcaggtcagtacatgggtgatgggttgaagcagtggagcaggtcagtacatgggtgataggttgaagcagtggagcaggttagtacatgggtgataggttgaagcagtggagcaggtcagtacatgggtgataggttgatgctctggagcaggtcagtacatgggtgataggttgaagcaggtcagtacatgggtgatagggtgaagctgtggagcaggtcagtacatgggtgatgggttgaagcaggtcagtacatgggtgatgggttgaagctgtggacaggtcagtacatgggtgatgggtTGAGGCATTATTTGAGCGTGTTTCACAGAAGCACTGCAGCTCTTTCTATTAGtcaacctgttttctattgtacTGCAGCAGCTTGGGGTGACTATAGCAGCAGCGGCCCGGGGTGACTATAGCAGCAGCGGCCCGGGGTGACTATAGCAGCAGCGGCCCGGGGTGACTATAGCAGCAGCGGCCCGGGGTGACTATAGCAGCAGCGGCCCGGGGTGACTATAGCAGCAGCGGCCCGGGGTGACTATAGCAGCAGCGGCCCGGGGTGACTATAGCAGCAGCGGCCCGGGGTGACTATAGCAGCAGCGGCCCGGGGTGACTatagcagcagcagcggcccggGGTGACTatagcagcagcagcggcccggGGTGACTatagcagcagcagcggcccggGGTGACTATAGGGGTGATGTCAGGGCAGTAGAAGAGTCTGGTCTGAACACTGTAGGTCATAACGGTGATGCAGTAACGTGCGTTGTCAGGTCAGCTGCCTGTCaggactcatctctctctcctggaggaatgctctgagcacacacacacacactcacactcacacacacacctactgcaTCACCTGCCTTCCCTAGCTGAAGGGCATAGTTCTCTGTTCACTAAAAGCAGCATGGCCTCTATGAGCCTGATATGGTCTGTTCTCTCAGGTCGAGGCTGTTTCTCACTGTTTACACTACATTATGCCACTGTTGTGTCTACAATGATGACGAGGACATTTTCAAAGTCAAAATAGAACATTGAGCTTTTTCCACCATTAAGTAGTATTAGAAGGCCATTGGCAAcagtttgtctctttctctctgtgttcatatatgactgtgtgtgatgTACGACATGCTGTTGGTCGTACTGTACGTTGTTATGGGTTACGACACTGTGCTGCTTTACGGATGAATGGCTTGTCAGAATGAGTGACACGTCATTAAACGACAGAGTGATGTACAATGTGAAACTGTGCAGATGTGCGTTCTTTGACAGATATAACACTGTGGTCTGGGGTTTAACAGTTAGGCTCTTTCTGTGTGTTCATATAGGTCTGGTCTGGGGTTTAACAGTGAGGCCCTTTCTCTCTGTGTTCATATAGGTCTGGTCTGGGGTTTAACAGTTaggctctttctctgtgtgttcaTATAGGCCGGGCCTGGGCTTTAACAGTTAGGCTCTTTCTGTGTGTTCATATAGGTATGGTCTGGGGTTTAACAGTGAGGCCCTTTCTCTCTGTGTTCATATAGGTCTGGTCTGGGGTTTAACAGTTAGGCTCTTTCTCTGTGTTCATATAGGCCTGGTCTGGGGTTTAACAGTTaggctctttctctgtgtgttcaTATAGGCCGGGTCTGGGGTTTAACAGTTTGGCTTTTCTAGTCCAGTCTCCTGATGGATCCCAAACACCCCTCTATAATGTAGCAGTGGTACAGTCCAGTCTCCTGCTGCACCACCAGGTGCCAGGGAGAGATCCCTCCATGTCAGACAGGAACACAAACAAAGACAGTTCAATCAGTAATACTGTGATATACAGTAATATTGTTCaatcagtaatacagtaatattgtGGTCTGGGGTTTAACAGTTTGGCCCTTCCTTTCTGTGTTCATATAGTACTGTGGTCTGGGGTTTTGAACCTCAAGTTCAATGCATGGTGGCAGTATACTCCCCTACAGTTCAATGTCATTTTCAatgcactttaaaaaaaaacatgaatgtgCCCCAAATATACCCtataatgagaacttgttctcaactagcctacctggttaaataaaggtgaaataaaaaaataaaataaaaaatagtacACTTCTTTTGTACagagcccaatgggccctggtctaaagtagtgcactatgtagggaatagggtgccttagtgcactactttagaccagggccctatgcagggaatagggtatcactgggcactggtctaaagtagtgcactatctaaggaattgggtgccattAGGGCCACGTATCATGTCAAATGTAGATGCCAGAGCAGTATTTGTTATCATTCCAGGGTTGAACCATGAATGCTTATGCTTCCTGTAATTAGACTGATGTTTTAGCCTCTTAGATTCTTAGTCGGTTATTGGTTTAATGTGAGTTTACATTTTGTGGTGGCTGTGAAACGTTCTTTTAAACATCAAATCTGAGATAGTTACGGCTCTTGTTCGATCGATCATTTCACTGCAATAAATAAGGTTAAAGGCACAATATAGGATAATGACTGCTGTTCTTTTAAATGTACAATCTGGGATATGTACTGCTGTTTACATTTGTTATTTCACTGCAAAATGAAGGTTAAACTACAGATGAATAAGTTAGTAGCCTAAACTGTCCTCCAggatgggttctgttccactgcAGCACGGCTATCAGTATTACTGATTGAACTGTCTTTGTttgtgttcctgtctgtctgactgacccgGAGGGATCTCTCTCTGGCACCTGGTGGTGCAGCAGGAGACTGGACTGTACCACTGCTACATTATAAAGGGGTGTTTGGGATGCATCAGGAGACTGGACTGTACCACTGCTACCTTATAAAGGGGTGTTTGGGATGCATCAGGAGACTGGACTAGAGGTTAACCGATTGTGATTTTTCAACGGCGATACCGATTTTAATCGGACaattttgatatatatatatatatttgtaatggcaattacaaaaatactgaatgaacaatgaacacttttttaatttcacctcataaataaaatctatttagtctcaaataaataaggaAACGTTACATTTGGTGGGAGGCTCAGAACATGAAAGCAGGTGGTTTAATATTCCCagataagaagttttaggttgtagttattataggaattatgccgcgtcaactatttctctctctaccatttgcatttcatatacctttgacaatTGGATGtttttataggcactttagtattgtcggtctaatctcgggagttgatagacttgaagtcataaacagcgctgagctgctggcaaaccagtaaagtgctgtttgactGAATGCTTACgcgcctgctgctgcctaccaccgctcagtcagactgctctatcaaatcatagagttaattataacataataacacacagatttagcctttggtcattaatatggtcaaatcaggaaactatcatttcgaaaacaaaacgtttattctttcagtgaaatacagaaccgttccgtattttatcgaacgggtggcatccccctaagtctaaatattgctgttacattgcataaccttcaatgttatgtcatgattatgtaaaattctggcaaattagttcacagTTCGTTAGTTCACAGCAACGAGCCAGGCAGtccaaactagaggtcgaccgatgtgtagttaactagtgattatgttaagattgattgtttttataagataagtttaatgctagctagcaacttaccttggctccttgcagccacaaggtccttttgactctacactcacgtaacaggtggtcagcctgccacgcagtttcctcgtagATTGCAATGTAATTGGCGTCCCAAAACGCTGAGtaacgattgttatgaaaacttaaaattgtccctaattaatcggccatgccaaCTGATCTGTACCACTGGTCCATTATATAGGGGTGTTTGGGATGCATCAGGAGACTGGAATGGACCACTGGTCCATTATAAAGGGGTGTTTGGGATGCATCAGGAGACTGGACTGGACCACTGGTCAATTTTAGAGGGGTGTTTGGGATGCATCAGGAGACTGGAATGGACCACTGGTCCATTATATAGGGGTGTTTGGGATGCATCAGGAGACTGGACTGGACCACTGGTCCATTATATAGGGGTGTTTGGGATGCATCAGGAGACTGGACTGGACCACTGGTCAATTATAGAGGGGTGTTTGGGATGCATCAGGAGACTGGAATGGACCACTGGTCCATTATATAGGGGTGTTTGGGATGCATCAGGAGACTGGACTGGACCACTGGTCCATTATATAGGGGTGTCAGATCTGAGTTTATATCTAAAACGTGTTGTTATCCACTCTTTCAGAGCAGTGATACGATGACATGGTATGAAACAATGTCTTGTCATGATCATATATAGATCTAATGTTGttttcccctctttcttttcagATTGAGCCACCCTGGAACTGAAGACGTGTTATTGTTTCTGGGGACTGCAATGAGTGTGACACGGATCTACCTTGAAGACTTCCCCATCACTTCTATCTTTGAACTCTTTACAAAGAAAGAGATCTGTCCTTCTgggctactgactgactgactgactgtgtgtctgtgtgacagaCTGTGAGTGTCCGAGGTGTGTGACCTCAACCAGCAACCATGCCCATCCTAAAGCAGCTGGTATCTGGTTCGTCCCAGAGCAAACAGCGCCGCTCCCGTATGGACCTGACCCGGGAGATGATCAGCGCCCCCCTGGGGGACTTCCGCCACACCATGCACGTGGGGCGCAGCGGGGACGCCTTCGGGGACACCTCTTTCCTCTCCACCCACTCCGGGGAGGCCCCCCATCAGGCCGAACCCCAGGCCCATCCCCACTCCCCCCGCCCGGGCCTTTTATCCAGAACCTTCCGCAGCAGCAAACGCTCCCAGTCCGTCACCAGGGTGGACCAGAGAGACTGCTCGCTAGCGCCACCCGGTGGCTCGCCCACCTTCGTGAAGAACGCCATGTCTCTCCCCTTCCTCAATGATGAAAACGGTGACCATGTTGATGGAGGACACAGGGTGCCTAAGAGCCTTTCGTCCAGCCCACTGAAACAACTGAATGAGCAGGATGGAGGTGGAGGTACCTGGCCGTCTAATGGGGCCGCTGCTGGGGCCCGCTCTCTGGAGCTGGATGAGAGGAGCTTTGGGGAGCTGACTGACCTGCCAAGCCCCAGCCGCGGGTACTACGGAGGGGGGATGAAGCACGCGGTGTCGGTCATGTCGTTCCACATCGACCTGGGGCCCTCCATGTTGGGGGACATCCTGGGGGTGATGGAGAAGGAGGATGATGATCTGGGATACGAGGAGGGGAAGAGCAATGAGGGACGGGCCTCTCCTACACTACTCCtggggagggaggtgggaggagaggaggagggagaagaagatGAACCGGAAGCTGAGCTGCTGCAGGAGGAGGCGGTCCCTGTACCTGTGAGTCCAACCAGCTCTGTAGAACCTGCGGTGGGAGAGGACGAGGGAGCACCCTACACCCCAGAGTACACCCCAGAGCCCCGCCCTAAACACCTGCAGCACCAATTAGATACCTGTTCTGTGTCCAGCTCCGCCTCTGGCTCCGCCCACGTGGAGCAGGAGAAACCAGCCGGACAGCTCCACGGGGGGGATACGGACAGTGCCACTTTCAGCGCCCcacctgaggaggaggaggagctgggaAAGTTTTCTTCCTTCTTGGAGGACGAGGATGATGAGATCCGTGTATGAAACAAGACGTATAAGCTCAAACCATATACGGAGCGGATAAGTGTGTATTAATACAGATGGATAGATTCTATACTGAGTGGATATGGATGAGTACAGATGGATAGATTCTATACTGAGTGGATATGGATGAGTACAGATGGATATGGATGAGTACAGTATAAAGTCAACTCTATAAAGCTCCACATCACGACAGAGACGTATAGACTGGATGGATATGGATGAGTACAGTATAAAGTCAACTCTATAAAGCTCCACATCACAACAGAGACATATAGACTGGATGGATATGGATGAGTACAGTATAAAGTCAACTGTATAACGGCCCACATCACGACAGAGACGTATAGACTGGATGGCTTTAAGGATGCTGTGGACGACGTGTTGAGTTGATACAGGAATGAATGAATTACTACTGTGGATGAAACTACTCTATAAAGGCCCATATTATGACAGAGGTGTACAGTCTATACTGGGTGGATATGGATCACAGTAGCAGTACCTCCTCTGGTAGAGTGAATGACGTGAATTAAATAGAAGAAGAAACTGATAgtgctccctctgtccttcctgtGAGAAAACAAACATCTGGACATAGTCATGTGGACTGGGATCTGTGGACTGGGATCTGGGATCCTGCTTCAGGGACAAAGAGAAAGACAGTCTGTAGGACACTGGCTCCTTCTGGATGAATACAAACCCCATCTGTTACATACAGAACAGCTTGCTAAcgtctccctcacacacaccacattacagcgtctgtctgtctgtctgtgtctgtctgtctgtctactgagAGAACTGACATGGAAGAGCAGTCCAAGTGTGTGAACTCATGTATTTAGGAGAGACACTTAAGAAAATAACATTTTGATAAACAACATGTCTTTGTTAAGCCTCTGTCCAGTGCTATTCATTCCCTTTACATGTGTCATAATAATAAGGGCTTTTCTTCATTGTTGATCTGTGCCATTTCATATGATGTAGCTCCTCTCTTGTTCTGTGCTCCTCTCTGCCTGTTAAGTGGAACTGTGTTGGTGTAATCAAGTGGTCTGGCCGGAACAGAGAGCTACTGTTACCATGGTGATGGGGacctggctgcctgtctgtcacAACAAAAAGGCTTGTGTTGTGTGTATCACTCCACCAGCTGTGATGAGGCTTTTTCCATGCTAGAGCCTGCTAGCTACAACATTGTGACTAGAGCCTGCTAGCTACAACATTGTGACTAGAGCCTGCTAGCTACAACATTGTGACTAGAGCCTGCTAGCTACAACATTGTGACTAGAGCCTGCTAGCTACAACATTGTGACTAGAGCCTGCTAACTACAACATTGTGACTAGAGCCTGCTAGCTACAACATTGTGACTAGAGCCTGCTAGCTACAACATTGTGACTAGAGCCTGCTAGCTACAACATTGTGACTAGAGCCTGCTAGCTACAACATTGTGACTAGAGCCTGCTagctacactactgttcaaaagtttgtggtcacttagaaatgtccttgttttccatgaaaacatacctGAAATAAATTGCAAAATTAATGGGAAATATAAccaagatgttgacaaggttataaataatgatttttttaAAATTGAAatagtgtccttcaaactttgctttcgtcaaagaatcctccatgtgcagtaattacagccttgcagacctttggtattctagttgtcaatttgttgaggtaatctgaagagatttcacccaatgcttcctgaagcacctcccacaaattggattggcttgatgggcacctcttacgtaccatacggtcaagctgctcccacaacagctcaatggggttgagatctggtgactgtgttggccactccattatagacagaataccagttgactgattcttccctaaatagttcttgcatagtttggagctgtgctttgggtcattgtcctgttgtaggaggaaattggctccaattaagtgccgtccacagggtatggcattgCAAAAtagagtgatagccttccttcttcaagatcccttttaccctgtacaaatctcccagtttaccaccaccaaagcacccccagaccatcacattgcctccaccatgcctgacagatggtgtcaagcactcctccagcatcttttcattttttctgcgtttCATGAatgttctttgtgatccgaacacctcaaacttaaattagtctgtccataacacttttttccaatcttcctctgtccagtgtctatgttcttttgccaatcttaatcttttctttttattggccagtttgagatatgtatttttctttgcaactctgcttagaaggccagcatcccggagtcgcctcttcactgttgatgttgagactggtgttttgcaggtactatttaatgaagcttccagttgagggcgtgtgaggcgtctgtttctcaaactagacactctaatgtacttgtcctcttgttcagttgtgcaccggggcctcccactcctctttctattctggttagggtcagtttgcgctgttctgtgaagggagtattacacagcattgtacgagatcttcagtttcttggcaatttctcgcatgccCTTCATGAAGAGCCatgcttcatttctcagaacaagaatagactgatgagttccagaagaaagtcctttgtttctggccattttgagcctgtaatcgaacccacaagtgcagatgctccagatactcaattagtctagagaaggccagttttattgcttctttaatcagaacaacagtttttagctgtgctaacataattgcaaaagggttttctaatgatcaattagactttttaaaattataaacttggattagctaacataacgtgccattggaacaggagtgatggttgctgataatgggcctctgtacacctatgtagatattccattaaacctttgaacagtagtgtataacaTCTTGACTAGCGCCTGCTACCTATAGCATCTTGACTAGAGCCTGCTACCTATAACATCTTGACTAGAGCCTGCTACCTATAGCATCTTGACTAGAGCCTGCTACCTATCTACTACCTATAACATCTTGACTGGAGCCTGCTACCTATAGCATCTTGACTAGAGCCTGCTACCTATAGCATCTTGACTAGAGCCTGCTACCTATAACATCTTGACTAGAGCCTGCTACCTATAACATCTTGACTAGCGCCTGCTACCTATAACATCTTGACTAGCGCCTGCTACCTATAACATCTTGACTAGCGCCTGCTAGCTATAGCATCTTGACTAGCGCCTGCTACCTATAACATCTTGACTAGAGCCTGCTACCTATAGCATCTTGACTAGAGCCTGCTACCTATAACATCTTGACTAGAGCCTGCTACCTATAACATCTTGACTAGCGCCTGCTACCTATAACATCTTGACTAGCGCCTGCTACCTATAACATCTTGACTAGCGCCTGCTACCTATAACATCTTGACTAGCGCCTGCTAGCTATAGCATCTTGACTAGCGCCTGCTACCTATAACATCTTGACTAGCGCCTGCTAGCTATAGCATCTTGACTAGCCTGCTAGCTATAGCATCTTGACTAGCCTGCTAGCTATAGCATCTTGACTAGCGCCTGCTAGCTATAGCATCTTGACTAGCGCCTGCTAGCTATAGCATCTTGACTAGCGCCTGCTAGCTATAGCATCTTGACTAGCGCCTGCTAGCTATAGCATCTTGACTGGCGCCTGCTAGCTATAGCATCTTGACTAGCGCCTGCTAGCTATAACATCTTAACTAGAGCCTGCTAGCTATAACATCTTGACTAGAGCCTGCTACATGTCAGAACAATAGATCATCTTGTTAGTTCATTGTTACATCAACACCAGTTCTGTTTCACATTCTGACATTTTCCTCACATTATCAGTGACATGTTACAGACATTCGTTGCTGTGACATGTTACACAAGTCACCTATTTGTCGGTTGGTGTTTGTTGCCTCAACCTCTTGTCATTTCCTGTAATAAAGTGGACTGTGGGCGGGAGGAGATTTCCCCTGTTTACCTAGCACTCTCCCAGCCTGATGCTGTTGGTTTACCAGCGTTAGGAGGGTCGTAAAGCAGACCGATGGAAGCATAGGACCTGTGGTGATTATCAAACACTGGTTACAGCAGGACGTTTAGAGCAGAAGTGTGTGTACACCAAACtgaagtggggagaggtgtgtgtgtgttcctctttcTCCACCTGCAGATCAGGTTAGATCAGTTTTGTGAAATTCGGATGCAAATTCTCTGATTCTATTTGCCTATGATTTGTCTATATTTCTCTGCAATGAAAATCCTTCTGCAAGTGTGTCAGTCAGGTTCTGCAATAATGTCAGAGCTGACAGGCTACAGAGTGTCTGATAATAACAGCCAACCACTTCCTTCCTTCCCCACTTAAAAAGAGAAACTGTTCAtagctgcagtagtctagtgcaCCACTAGTCTAGTGCACCACTTGTCTAGTGCACCACTAGTCTAGTGCACCACTAGTCTAGTGCACCACTAGTCTAGTGCACCACTAGTCTAGTGCACCACTTGTCTAGTGCACCACTAGTCCAGTGCACCACTTGTCTAGTGCACCACTAGTCTAGTGCACCACTAGTCTAGTGCACCACTAGTCTAGTGCACCACTAGTCTAGTGCACCACTTGTCTAGTGCACCACTAGTCTAGTGCACCACTAGTCCAGTGCACCACTAGTCTAGTGCACCACTAGTCTAGTGCACCACTAGTCTAGTGCACCACTAGTCTAGTGCACCACTAGTCTAGTGCACCACTAGTCCAGTGCACCACTAGTCTAGTGCACCACTAGTCTAGTGCACCACTAGTCTAGTGCACCACTAGTCTAGTGCACCACTAGTCCAGTGCACCACTAGTCCAGTGCACCACTAGTCTAGTGCACCACTAGTCTAGTGCACCACTAGTCTAGTGCACCACTAGTCTAGTGCACCACTAGTCTAGTGCACCACTAGTCCAGTGCACCACTAGTCTAGTGCACCACTAGTCTAGTGCACCTGGCCTGACTGCATCAACATGtctctgcattccaaatggcaccctgttcactACATTGGGCCCTGTAGGCCCGGGTCCAAgagggtgcactatatagggtgccatttggaatgctgtTCTCACTCACCTCTAGGGCCCTCACTAGGGCGGTCCAGCTGTCTCACTATTGAACTGGACCTTTTtagtgttcattagggcacaccgtagcaaaatgtttttGCAATAGAAAATGAACATTTGTGTTGTTATTGGAGACGTTCAGGTAGAATCTCTCCACCTAAATATGCCCCTGGCTGGTAATTATAGCCTTATGTTTTGTTAAACCAGACGCGGTGTTGTGCTCTGTTAAACCAGACGCGGTGTTGTGCTCTGTTAAACCAGACGCTGTGTTGTGCTCTGTTAAACCAGACGCGGTGTTGTGCTCTGTTAAACCAGACGCGGTGTTGTGCTCTGTTAAACCAGACGCGGTGTTGTGCTCTGTAACATGTTGATGATGCTTTGTATctggacatacagacagagaataTCTGTTAAAATTACTATTTAATTACACAAAGTGTTGAAAGACGTGTATaaacaggggcgcaactttcactggggacaggggggacatgtccccccccacattctgaaattgtatttttgtcccccccagttttatcattggaatgtgatactaAATgtggcaacggtgtgctttaggaccatgtggacgCCTCCCGAGAGGTTgggtttggagtgtttatctgatgggatattttttgtttgtttgttgatatgtcccccccccaccccccacttctaaaaccaaagacACGCCCCTGTGTATAAATATGTGTGTCTGGCTTCAGAAAGAAAAGCATTATTGAAGAAGACGACTGCTTCACAGGTATCTATCTGTACGGGGATGCATTAAGGTGGCTGACTGTTCCTTTTTTTACACTGTGTGAGATCTGTCATTGTTCTAGTGTGGGCAGCAGTGAGTGAATATGCCAGTGAACATACCTTATTCTTAATAGTGACGTCTATATCTATATAAGATGTTATAAGTCTCAGTCATAACTCGGTCCCAAATCGCAccatatttcctatatagtgacctactttttaccagggtccatagggaataacCAGGGTCCattcatcctaaatggcacccttttccctatatagtgcactagggaccagaagtagtgtactgtaaagggaatagggtgccattttggatgaatCCTAAGACTGACAATGAGCATCAGTAATATAATCACAAATAACTTTGGTTATGGAGCTCAATGTTATGAGAGCCTGCCAGACTTCTGGTCCTTCCTCCT of Salvelinus fontinalis isolate EN_2023a unplaced genomic scaffold, ASM2944872v1 scaffold_0526, whole genome shotgun sequence contains these proteins:
- the LOC129846407 gene encoding cdc42 effector protein 4-like, which gives rise to MPILKQLVSGSSQSKQRRSRMDLTREMISAPLGDFRHTMHVGRSGDAFGDTSFLSTHSGEAPHQAEPQAHPHSPRPGLLSRTFRSSKRSQSVTRVDQRDCSLAPPGGSPTFVKNAMSLPFLNDENGDHVDGGHRVPKSLSSSPLKQLNEQDGGGGTWPSNGAAAGARSLELDERSFGELTDLPSPSRGYYGGGMKHAVSVMSFHIDLGPSMLGDILGVMEKEDDDLGYEEGKSNEGRASPTLLLGREVGGEEEGEEDEPEAELLQEEAVPVPVSPTSSVEPAVGEDEGAPYTPEYTPEPRPKHLQHQLDTCSVSSSASGSAHVEQEKPAGQLHGGDTDSATFSAPPEEEEELGKFSSFLEDEDDEIRV